A window of the Ostrea edulis chromosome 1, xbOstEdul1.1, whole genome shotgun sequence genome harbors these coding sequences:
- the LOC125681653 gene encoding Na(+)/citrate cotransporter-like isoform X2, giving the protein MAPGLSCQLPTRKTCRYILSLVWSTRNLLIVIITPIILLPMLTLVKGNEAKCAYCIVVMAILWITEALPIAVTSLLPIILFPMVGLLSAKDVSNKYLNDTAMLFVGGLIVAAAIEYWNIHKRLALRVLMLVGSEPRWLMLGMMLPTWFLSMWISNTATTAMMIPIANAVLVQLKETRITKEAEVVQVEMTAQNDSLGKNEGKTTKTEKTVENVEADSPEYLRMCKALSLGIAYAANCGGVASLTGTNPNVIMKGVADKVFQERNAPSPVTFATWIQFCLPISAIVVVFIWIWLQFVFLRCRTKRNTPEQTQRVRDVIRMEYASLGPISFAQGAVIVHFVLLAVLWITRDLGGVGGWGNIFQPKTVTDSTPSILISISLFLFPAVLPWKFSERTKGKSLPALLPWKAAEKMVPWGVVLLLGGGFALAHGSQASGLSTWLGCELKVFKDFEPWVMNLVLCFIVAAATEVTSNTAICSLMMPIMSELALTLGVNPLYFMFPTAIATSFAFMLPVATPPNAVVFSYGYVKVSDMAMTGFFINIFAVFVLVMGTETWGEAIFGFHTLPSVFETANITTSNSSLNC; this is encoded by the exons ATGGCACCTGGACTTTCTTGTCAGCTACCGACAAGGAAAACCTGTCGTTATATCCTCAGCCTCGTTTGGAGTACTCGTAACCTTCTGATTGTCATTATTACCCCCATCATTCTGCTCCCGATGCTAACACTAGTGAAAGGAAAC GAAGCAAAATGTGCGTACTGTATTGTTGTAATGGCGATATTGTGGATAACAGAGGCTCTTCCCATTGCCGTGACGTCACTATTACCCATTATCCTGTTTCCAATGGTAGGGTTGTTGAGTGCAAAAGATGTCTCCAACAAATATCTTAAT GACACCGCCATGTTGTTTGTTGGAGGTCTGATCGTGGCAGCAGCCATTGAGTACTGGAACATCCACAAACGTCTGGCCCTCAGAGTCCTCATGCTTGTTGGGTCCGAACCAAGATG GTTGATGCTTGGGATGATGTTACCCACGTGGTTTCTGTCTATGTGGATCAGCAACACAGCCACCACGGCCATGATGATTCCTATCGCGAATGCTGTCTTGGTTCAGCTCAAAGAAACACGTATTACAAAAGAGGCTGAAG TTGTTCAAGTAGAAATGACAGCGCAGAATGATTCTTTGGGAAAAAATGAAGGCAAAACGACAAAAAC TGAAAAAACGGTTGAAAACGTGGAGGCAGATAGCCCTGAATATTTACGCATGTGCAAAGCCCTGTCGTTAGGTATTGCTTATGCCGCTAATTGTGGAGGTGTGGCCAGTCTTACGGGAACCAACCCTAACGTCATCATGAAAGGTGTGGCTGACAA AGTATTTCAGGAACGAAATGCTCCATCTCCCGTGACTTTTGCAACCTGGATCCAGTTCTGTCTTCCAATCTCTGCAATCGTTGTCGTGTTTATATGGATATGGCTACAATTCGTTTTCCTTCGATGCAG AACAAAAAGAAACACCCCGGAACAAACACAAAGAGTCAGAGACGTCATCAGAATGGAATATGCAAGCCTTGGACCAATTAG CTTTGCCCAGGGAGCTGTTATTGTTCACTTTGTCTTATTGGCAGTATTATGGATCACAAGGGACTTGGGAGGTGTCGGTGGATGGGGTAACATTTTCCAACCTAA GACGGTCACTGATTCGACGCCATCCATTCTTATTTCCATCAGTCTATTTCTATTTCCTGCAGTTCTGCCTTGGAAATTCAGCG AGAGAACAAAAGGCAAATCTTTGCCAGCTCTGTTGCCTTGGAAAGCAGCAGAAAAGATGGTTCCTTGGGGAGTGGTGCTGTTGCTTGGTGGTGGATTTGCCTTGGCTCATGGTAGCCAG GCTTCTGGTTTATCGACTTGGCTTGGCTGTGAATTGAAAGTGTTTAAGGATTTCGAACCTTGGGTGATGAATCTGGTTCTGTGCTTCATAGTAGCAGCAGCCACTGAAGTGACAAGCAACACAGCTATTTGTTCTCTGATGATGCCAATAATGAGTGAATTG GCTTTAACACTTGGTGTTAATCCTCTTTACTTTATGTTTCCAACTGCCATTGCCACCTCGTTTGCATTCATGCTTCCTGTGGCTACTCCTCCGAATGCAGTTGTTTTTTCCTATGGATatgttaaagtttcagacatg GCTATGACAGGTTTTTTCATCAACATTTTTGCCGTGTTTGTACTGGTTATGGGGACGGAAACCTGGGGAGAAGCCATTTTTGGTTTTCATACACTGCCCTCCGTCTTCGAAACAGCAAACATCACCACTTCCAATTCATCTCTGAATTGTTGA
- the LOC125681653 gene encoding Na(+)/citrate cotransporter-like isoform X1, which translates to MAPGLSCQLPTRKTCRYILSLVWSTRNLLIVIITPIILLPMLTLVKGNEAKCAYCIVVMAILWITEALPIAVTSLLPIILFPMVGLLSAKDVSNKYLNDTAMLFVGGLIVAAAIEYWNIHKRLALRVLMLVGSEPRWLMLGMMLPTWFLSMWISNTATTAMMIPIANAVLVQLKETRITKEAEGDDIEDLVVQVEMTAQNDSLGKNEGKTTKTEKTVENVEADSPEYLRMCKALSLGIAYAANCGGVASLTGTNPNVIMKGVADKVFQERNAPSPVTFATWIQFCLPISAIVVVFIWIWLQFVFLRCRTKRNTPEQTQRVRDVIRMEYASLGPISFAQGAVIVHFVLLAVLWITRDLGGVGGWGNIFQPKTVTDSTPSILISISLFLFPAVLPWKFSERTKGKSLPALLPWKAAEKMVPWGVVLLLGGGFALAHGSQASGLSTWLGCELKVFKDFEPWVMNLVLCFIVAAATEVTSNTAICSLMMPIMSELALTLGVNPLYFMFPTAIATSFAFMLPVATPPNAVVFSYGYVKVSDMAMTGFFINIFAVFVLVMGTETWGEAIFGFHTLPSVFETANITTSNSSLNC; encoded by the exons ATGGCACCTGGACTTTCTTGTCAGCTACCGACAAGGAAAACCTGTCGTTATATCCTCAGCCTCGTTTGGAGTACTCGTAACCTTCTGATTGTCATTATTACCCCCATCATTCTGCTCCCGATGCTAACACTAGTGAAAGGAAAC GAAGCAAAATGTGCGTACTGTATTGTTGTAATGGCGATATTGTGGATAACAGAGGCTCTTCCCATTGCCGTGACGTCACTATTACCCATTATCCTGTTTCCAATGGTAGGGTTGTTGAGTGCAAAAGATGTCTCCAACAAATATCTTAAT GACACCGCCATGTTGTTTGTTGGAGGTCTGATCGTGGCAGCAGCCATTGAGTACTGGAACATCCACAAACGTCTGGCCCTCAGAGTCCTCATGCTTGTTGGGTCCGAACCAAGATG GTTGATGCTTGGGATGATGTTACCCACGTGGTTTCTGTCTATGTGGATCAGCAACACAGCCACCACGGCCATGATGATTCCTATCGCGAATGCTGTCTTGGTTCAGCTCAAAGAAACACGTATTACAAAAGAGGCTGAAGGTGACGATATAGAAGACCTAG TTGTTCAAGTAGAAATGACAGCGCAGAATGATTCTTTGGGAAAAAATGAAGGCAAAACGACAAAAAC TGAAAAAACGGTTGAAAACGTGGAGGCAGATAGCCCTGAATATTTACGCATGTGCAAAGCCCTGTCGTTAGGTATTGCTTATGCCGCTAATTGTGGAGGTGTGGCCAGTCTTACGGGAACCAACCCTAACGTCATCATGAAAGGTGTGGCTGACAA AGTATTTCAGGAACGAAATGCTCCATCTCCCGTGACTTTTGCAACCTGGATCCAGTTCTGTCTTCCAATCTCTGCAATCGTTGTCGTGTTTATATGGATATGGCTACAATTCGTTTTCCTTCGATGCAG AACAAAAAGAAACACCCCGGAACAAACACAAAGAGTCAGAGACGTCATCAGAATGGAATATGCAAGCCTTGGACCAATTAG CTTTGCCCAGGGAGCTGTTATTGTTCACTTTGTCTTATTGGCAGTATTATGGATCACAAGGGACTTGGGAGGTGTCGGTGGATGGGGTAACATTTTCCAACCTAA GACGGTCACTGATTCGACGCCATCCATTCTTATTTCCATCAGTCTATTTCTATTTCCTGCAGTTCTGCCTTGGAAATTCAGCG AGAGAACAAAAGGCAAATCTTTGCCAGCTCTGTTGCCTTGGAAAGCAGCAGAAAAGATGGTTCCTTGGGGAGTGGTGCTGTTGCTTGGTGGTGGATTTGCCTTGGCTCATGGTAGCCAG GCTTCTGGTTTATCGACTTGGCTTGGCTGTGAATTGAAAGTGTTTAAGGATTTCGAACCTTGGGTGATGAATCTGGTTCTGTGCTTCATAGTAGCAGCAGCCACTGAAGTGACAAGCAACACAGCTATTTGTTCTCTGATGATGCCAATAATGAGTGAATTG GCTTTAACACTTGGTGTTAATCCTCTTTACTTTATGTTTCCAACTGCCATTGCCACCTCGTTTGCATTCATGCTTCCTGTGGCTACTCCTCCGAATGCAGTTGTTTTTTCCTATGGATatgttaaagtttcagacatg GCTATGACAGGTTTTTTCATCAACATTTTTGCCGTGTTTGTACTGGTTATGGGGACGGAAACCTGGGGAGAAGCCATTTTTGGTTTTCATACACTGCCCTCCGTCTTCGAAACAGCAAACATCACCACTTCCAATTCATCTCTGAATTGTTGA